The Ammoniphilus oxalaticus genome contains a region encoding:
- the mce gene encoding methylmalonyl-CoA epimerase, translated as MKRDGPKKIAHIGIAVSNLREAVHLYTTVLGFTLEGYETVDSEKVRIAFLKIGETRLELLEATSPDSPIARFIERRGEGIHHLAFQVDSLSERLRALQEQGINLIDPTPKQGADGNQIAFLHPSSTRGVLIELCESFQMRSEFEN; from the coding sequence ATGAAGAGGGACGGGCCAAAGAAGATCGCTCATATCGGAATTGCTGTCAGTAATTTGCGAGAGGCAGTCCATTTATATACAACTGTATTAGGGTTCACGTTGGAAGGATATGAAACAGTTGATAGTGAAAAGGTTCGAATCGCCTTTTTGAAAATTGGAGAAACGCGTCTGGAGTTGTTAGAGGCGACGAGTCCCGATAGTCCGATTGCTCGTTTTATTGAACGACGCGGGGAGGGAATTCATCATCTCGCTTTTCAAGTGGACAGTTTAAGCGAACGATTGCGCGCTTTACAGGAGCAAGGAATTAATTTGATTGACCCGACTCCAAAACAAGGAGCAGACGGGAATCAGATCGCTTTTTTACATCCGAGCTCCACGCGCGGGGTTTTAATTGAACTGTGTGAATCGTTTCAAATGAGATCCGAATTTGAAAATTAA
- the xerD gene encoding site-specific tyrosine recombinase XerD, with protein sequence MEAWLNRFMTYLKLEKKLAKNSIDSYRRDLHTYLHFLRARRADSWKAVTAEDVNAFLFVLREKGRAPATISRQLVSVRSFHSYLLEQRVVYEDPTLGAEAPKVEKRLPKVLSVSEVERLLAAPAVDHAAGLRDRAMLELLYASGIKVSEMLGVDVADVNLSSGFLKCMNRQGERMIPLGTRAIEAITLYLESARREMLKQQRDAALFLNHHGRRLSRQGFWKLMKKYTEQEQMSADITPHTLRHSFAMHLLENGADLRSIQKKLGHVDISTTQIYANATSQK encoded by the coding sequence ATGGAAGCGTGGCTCAATCGATTTATGACGTATTTGAAGCTGGAAAAAAAGCTTGCCAAAAACTCCATCGATTCTTATCGACGGGATTTACATACGTATCTCCATTTCCTGAGGGCGAGGCGCGCTGATAGTTGGAAAGCAGTCACCGCGGAAGATGTGAACGCCTTTCTATTTGTTTTGCGAGAAAAAGGACGGGCTCCCGCTACCATTTCCCGTCAGCTGGTCTCTGTTCGTTCTTTTCATTCGTATTTGCTTGAACAACGGGTCGTATACGAGGATCCGACGTTGGGCGCGGAAGCCCCAAAGGTGGAAAAAAGGTTGCCGAAAGTGTTAAGCGTGTCCGAGGTGGAGCGATTGCTGGCTGCTCCAGCTGTCGATCATGCGGCGGGACTACGTGATCGGGCGATGTTAGAGTTGCTGTACGCGTCAGGCATTAAAGTTTCAGAAATGTTGGGGGTCGATGTGGCTGACGTCAACCTATCGTCAGGTTTCTTGAAGTGTATGAATAGGCAAGGGGAGCGAATGATCCCGCTTGGAACCCGAGCCATTGAGGCGATCACTCTTTATTTAGAAAGCGCTCGCCGTGAAATGTTGAAGCAGCAGCGGGATGCCGCGCTTTTTTTAAATCATCACGGTCGGCGTTTGTCGAGACAAGGCTTTTGGAAATTGATGAAAAAATATACAGAACAGGAACAGATGAGCGCGGATATAACCCCTCATACGTTACGGCACTCCTTTGCAATGCATTTGTTGGAAAATGGGGCGGATTTGCGTTCGATTCAAAAAAAGTTAGGGCATGTCGATATTTCAACGACGCAAATCTACGCGAATGCGACTTCTCAAAAGTGA
- the prli42 gene encoding stressosome-associated protein Prli42, whose product MIPQKYTKAIVYIIIFTMVLSTLVMGVGFFL is encoded by the coding sequence ATGATACCGCAAAAATATACAAAGGCTATTGTTTATATCATTATATTCACGATGGTTTTATCGACTTTAGTTATGGGCGTAGGATTTTTTCTTTAG
- a CDS encoding M20/M25/M40 family metallo-hydrolase gives MNEERLLAEFLELVQIDSETKFEREICDTLKEKLIAIGMNVVEDDTMKVTGHGAGNLLATLPGNTDGPTIYFTCHMDTVTPGRGIKPKIKDGYVTSDGMTILGSDDKAGVAALLEGLRVLREQQIPHATIQALITAGEESGLVGAKAFDPKQLQAEYGFALDSNGKVGEIVVAAPTQAKIRAVVHGKAAHAGVNPQDGISAIQVASRAIMRMPLGRVDEDTTANIGVIQGGEATNIVCPRVDIEAEARSIEPDKMKVQIDKMKQAFAVAEEEFQTNIEVDVEVMYPGYRYGEEDVVTQKAMQAVRAVGREPKLLASGGGSDANVIAGYGIPTVNMAIGYEEIHTTSERMPIEELNKAAELVVALARAAIEN, from the coding sequence ATTAATGAAGAAAGACTGCTCGCGGAATTTTTAGAACTGGTTCAAATCGATAGCGAAACGAAGTTTGAGCGGGAAATTTGCGATACGTTAAAGGAAAAGTTAATTGCTATAGGAATGAATGTAGTCGAGGACGATACGATGAAAGTGACCGGCCATGGGGCGGGCAACTTGCTTGCGACGTTACCAGGGAATACGGATGGACCGACCATTTATTTTACATGTCATATGGATACGGTTACGCCAGGAAGAGGAATCAAACCCAAGATCAAAGATGGGTATGTCACGTCCGATGGAATGACGATTCTGGGCAGTGATGATAAGGCTGGGGTCGCGGCATTGTTAGAGGGATTGCGAGTCTTACGTGAACAGCAAATCCCACATGCGACGATTCAAGCGTTGATCACAGCTGGAGAGGAATCGGGTTTAGTCGGGGCAAAGGCGTTTGATCCAAAGCAATTGCAGGCCGAGTACGGTTTTGCGTTGGACAGCAATGGAAAAGTAGGAGAGATTGTTGTCGCGGCGCCGACACAGGCGAAGATTAGGGCGGTTGTGCATGGGAAAGCGGCTCATGCCGGCGTCAATCCGCAAGATGGGATTAGCGCCATTCAAGTCGCTAGTCGCGCGATTATGCGCATGCCGTTAGGTCGGGTTGATGAGGACACGACGGCCAATATTGGTGTCATTCAAGGCGGAGAAGCGACCAATATTGTTTGCCCGCGGGTCGATATTGAAGCAGAGGCGCGAAGCATTGAACCCGACAAGATGAAGGTCCAGATCGACAAGATGAAGCAGGCATTCGCTGTCGCTGAGGAAGAATTCCAAACGAATATCGAAGTCGATGTGGAAGTAATGTATCCGGGATATCGTTACGGTGAAGAAGATGTCGTTACGCAAAAAGCGATGCAAGCGGTCCGAGCGGTTGGACGCGAACCGAAGTTGTTGGCGAGCGGCGGCGGTAGCGACGCCAATGTGATCGCGGGCTACGGGATCCCGACGGTGAACATGGCGATCGGTTATGAAGAAATTCATACGACCAGCGAAAGAATGCCGATTGAGGAATTAAATAAAGCGGCGGAACTTGTCGTTGCTTTAGCCCGCGCCGCCATTGAAAATTAG
- a CDS encoding purine-nucleoside phosphorylase: MQTFERIEESAKYIQSKVSVKPELGLILGSGLGALADEIEQPTKIAYEQIPHFPVSTVEGHQGQLVIGRLKGKNVVAMQGRFHYYEGYSLQEVTFPIRVMAALGVQTLFVTNASGGINTDFEPGDLMVINDHLNMTGSNPLIGPNDERFGARFPDMSEAYTKELADLAHSVASAQGVQLRDGVYAGLSGPSYETPAEIRMLRTLGAAAVGMSTVPEVIVASQQGMRTLGISCISNMAAGILPQPLTHQEVVETAEKVREKFSKLMLGIIEKM; the protein is encoded by the coding sequence ATGCAAACATTTGAGCGAATTGAAGAAAGCGCAAAATATATCCAAAGTAAGGTAAGCGTAAAGCCAGAACTAGGTTTAATCCTTGGATCAGGCCTTGGTGCCCTGGCGGATGAAATTGAACAACCGACCAAAATTGCTTACGAACAAATTCCTCATTTTCCCGTTTCAACGGTAGAGGGACATCAAGGTCAATTGGTGATTGGCCGCTTAAAAGGGAAAAACGTGGTGGCGATGCAAGGTCGCTTTCATTATTATGAAGGCTATTCTTTGCAGGAAGTAACGTTTCCGATTCGCGTAATGGCCGCTTTGGGCGTACAAACACTGTTCGTTACGAACGCATCTGGCGGAATTAATACGGATTTCGAACCCGGCGATCTGATGGTGATTAACGATCATCTCAATATGACGGGGAGTAATCCGCTGATTGGACCTAATGATGAGCGATTTGGGGCTCGTTTTCCAGATATGTCGGAAGCGTATACAAAAGAATTGGCCGACTTGGCCCATTCCGTGGCGAGCGCCCAAGGGGTTCAGCTGCGTGACGGAGTTTATGCGGGATTAAGTGGTCCAAGCTATGAAACGCCAGCGGAAATTCGGATGCTCCGAACGCTCGGCGCGGCAGCGGTCGGTATGTCGACTGTGCCTGAAGTAATTGTCGCCAGTCAGCAAGGGATGCGGACACTAGGCATTTCTTGCATAAGCAATATGGCCGCGGGGATCCTGCCGCAACCATTGACCCACCAGGAAGTAGTGGAGACAGCGGAGAAAGTAAGAGAGAAATTTAGCAAGTTGATGTTAGGGATCATCGAAAAAATGTAA
- the spoIIM gene encoding stage II sporulation protein M, whose protein sequence is MRRIPFGQSLQHHLKENLSLYLFIIVLFTMGVSFGAILVNSLATNQKQDLMGYLTQFFSELHSGLKVNPTAAFQQSLGDHLKYIGLIWMLGLSIIGLPIILIMVFLKGLVVGFTVGFLAHQWHWSGLMMAGLSVLPQNLLVIPVIIIMGTAGVSFSLRLIRSRFMRRGEHIYPFFLRYTLLVVLLGFILSVASLFETFVSPLLMKQIGLG, encoded by the coding sequence TTGCGGCGGATACCGTTTGGACAATCATTGCAGCATCATTTGAAGGAAAATCTATCGCTCTATTTATTTATTATCGTTCTATTTACGATGGGGGTAAGTTTTGGGGCCATACTTGTCAACTCTCTCGCCACGAATCAGAAGCAAGATTTAATGGGGTACTTAACGCAATTTTTTAGCGAATTGCATTCGGGTTTGAAAGTCAATCCAACAGCCGCTTTTCAGCAGTCGCTTGGCGACCATTTAAAATATATCGGGTTGATTTGGATGCTCGGGTTGTCAATTATTGGCTTGCCGATCATTTTAATTATGGTTTTCTTAAAAGGGCTTGTCGTTGGATTTACCGTTGGATTCTTGGCCCATCAATGGCATTGGAGCGGATTAATGATGGCTGGTTTGTCAGTTCTTCCACAGAACTTGCTTGTCATTCCCGTCATTATCATTATGGGCACAGCAGGTGTCTCCTTTTCGTTGCGTTTGATTCGATCTCGTTTTATGCGTCGGGGTGAACACATCTACCCCTTTTTCTTGCGCTATACGTTGTTGGTTGTTCTGTTAGGGTTCATCTTAAGCGTCGCTTCATTATTTGAAACGTTTGTTTCCCCGTTGCTGATGAAGCAAATCGGTCTCGGCTAA
- a CDS encoding DUF4227 family protein, whose product MGMFISFQRLLEAIKLIVLFFITTFIFFSIISFFSDVIKPSNPYRKPERGAVKVMKVEWQGYAAANMSAVDRLKFFYWFGE is encoded by the coding sequence ATGGGTATGTTTATATCGTTTCAACGGTTGTTAGAAGCGATCAAATTGATCGTCCTCTTTTTCATCACGACTTTTATTTTTTTTAGTATCATTTCATTCTTTTCTGATGTGATCAAACCAAGCAATCCATACCGCAAGCCGGAACGGGGGGCAGTTAAGGTAATGAAGGTTGAGTGGCAGGGCTATGCGGCGGCGAATATGAGCGCGGTCGATCGGCTCAAGTTTTTCTATTGGTTCGGAGAATAA
- the deoB gene encoding phosphopentomutase, protein MRFKRVFLVVLDSVGIGELPDADRFGDRGAHTLGHIAEEMGGLAVPHLERLGLGHIESVLGVSAEHPAAAHFGKMAEVSAGKDTSTGHWEMMGLKVETPFQTYPQGFSQPLIDAFKAKIGRGVLGNKVASGTEIIEELGEEHMRTGDVIVYTSADSVFQIAAHEEVVPIDELYAICEAARELTLEQSDYPVLRVIARPFIGSSPGQFERTANRRDYSVKPPGPTVMNGLVDARLESIAIGKIADIFAGEGVSDSIKTKDNMDGVDQLLGVMDRSFEGLGFINLVDFDAKYGHRRNPLGYGQALQQFDQRLPEIIGKLRADDLLIITADHGNDPTHHGTDHTREYVPLLVYYPGLAQGMNLGVRETFADVGATIADNFQLQPPKWGRSFLAEI, encoded by the coding sequence ATGAGGTTTAAAAGGGTGTTTTTAGTTGTGCTAGATAGCGTAGGAATTGGCGAATTGCCTGATGCGGACCGATTTGGCGATCGCGGGGCCCATACGCTTGGACATATCGCGGAAGAAATGGGCGGATTGGCGGTCCCTCATTTGGAACGACTTGGGCTGGGGCATATTGAGAGCGTGCTCGGCGTCAGCGCCGAGCATCCAGCCGCGGCGCATTTTGGGAAAATGGCAGAAGTGTCTGCGGGCAAAGATACGAGCACTGGGCATTGGGAAATGATGGGTTTAAAAGTGGAGACCCCGTTTCAGACGTATCCGCAAGGTTTCTCGCAACCGTTAATCGATGCCTTCAAAGCGAAAATTGGTCGCGGCGTGTTAGGCAATAAAGTGGCCTCTGGAACGGAAATTATTGAGGAATTAGGCGAAGAGCATATGCGAACAGGTGATGTGATCGTTTATACATCAGCGGATTCGGTGTTTCAGATTGCCGCTCATGAAGAGGTCGTTCCAATCGATGAATTGTATGCCATTTGCGAAGCGGCGCGCGAACTGACGTTAGAGCAAAGCGATTATCCCGTTTTACGCGTGATCGCTCGACCGTTTATTGGCTCATCGCCAGGTCAATTTGAACGAACGGCGAATCGACGCGATTATTCGGTTAAACCGCCAGGTCCGACGGTGATGAATGGATTAGTGGATGCTCGCTTGGAGTCGATTGCGATTGGAAAAATCGCTGATATATTCGCGGGTGAAGGGGTCAGCGATTCGATTAAAACGAAAGACAACATGGATGGGGTCGATCAATTGTTAGGCGTGATGGACCGTTCGTTTGAGGGGCTAGGCTTTATTAATCTCGTTGATTTTGACGCGAAATATGGACATCGTCGTAACCCGCTCGGCTATGGACAAGCTTTACAACAATTTGACCAACGACTACCTGAGATAATCGGGAAACTACGGGCTGATGACTTGTTAATCATCACGGCGGATCACGGCAACGATCCAACACACCATGGGACAGATCATACGAGAGAATATGTTCCGCTGCTTGTCTATTATCCCGGCTTAGCGCAAGGGATGAATCTTGGCGTTCGCGAGACGTTTGCTGATGTGGGGGCAACGATCGCGGACAATTTTCAGCTGCAGCCGCCGAAGTGGGGGCGCAGTTTTTTAGCGGAGATTTAG
- a CDS encoding DUF3866 family protein yields the protein MLQTRKAAVIKIVYDSDEIQELEIISHGKMEKAINYPILTGKVAIGDQVLLNTTAVELSLGTGGYHFVLKGPNPPSGPISREGHIMKLRYTPLQLAVGSCEEEGSPYHAVFLEEDSIEGMPVIVGGLHSMTPILAGYFKNGDCDRRVAYIMTDKGSLPLALSRHARALKELCWLDGTITVGHAFGGDLECVNIYTALLAAKHILRADVTIVAMGPGIVGTSTPLGFTGMEQVEALHAAHSLGGVPILVPRVSGADSRDRHDGISQHTKAILRHTLVPIHVPLLAEVAQTWPLESHGHMFHYKEEEKIRALGDLLAPYPLHVTTMGRGMEQDPLFFKSVAATADFAETIIDHSRDAPFAATDLGSLWRASTNS from the coding sequence TTGCTTCAGACGAGAAAAGCGGCCGTCATTAAAATTGTGTATGACAGCGATGAAATTCAAGAATTGGAGATCATTAGCCACGGAAAAATGGAAAAGGCGATTAATTATCCGATCTTAACGGGGAAAGTCGCGATTGGCGACCAAGTGTTGTTAAACACGACCGCTGTCGAGTTGTCTCTGGGGACAGGGGGCTATCATTTTGTGCTGAAAGGACCGAATCCGCCAAGTGGTCCGATTTCGCGAGAAGGACACATTATGAAGCTGCGTTATACGCCGTTGCAACTGGCTGTCGGTTCTTGTGAGGAGGAAGGCAGCCCGTATCACGCTGTTTTTTTAGAAGAGGATTCGATTGAAGGCATGCCTGTGATCGTTGGCGGATTACATAGTATGACTCCTATTTTGGCGGGTTATTTTAAAAATGGCGATTGTGATCGTCGGGTGGCTTATATTATGACCGACAAAGGTTCACTTCCGCTTGCGTTGAGTCGGCATGCGCGGGCGCTCAAAGAGTTATGCTGGTTGGATGGAACGATTACGGTTGGGCATGCCTTTGGCGGGGATTTGGAATGTGTGAATATATATACCGCTTTACTTGCGGCTAAACATATTTTGCGGGCGGATGTGACGATTGTGGCAATGGGACCGGGCATCGTTGGCACATCAACACCGTTAGGTTTTACGGGGATGGAACAAGTCGAGGCGTTGCATGCGGCTCATTCTTTAGGGGGCGTTCCGATTTTGGTCCCGCGTGTCAGCGGGGCGGACAGTCGCGATCGCCATGATGGAATCAGTCAACATACGAAGGCGATCTTGCGTCACACGTTAGTTCCGATTCATGTCCCTCTATTAGCGGAGGTGGCGCAAACATGGCCGCTTGAAAGTCACGGGCATATGTTCCATTATAAAGAGGAGGAAAAGATTCGCGCGTTGGGCGATCTGTTAGCCCCCTACCCGCTGCATGTAACGACGATGGGCAGGGGGATGGAACAAGATCCGTTATTTTTCAAATCGGTCGCGGCCACCGCTGATTTTGCGGAAACGATTATTGATCATTCACGCGATGCCCCTTTTGCCGCAACAGATCTTGGATCGTTATGGCGCGCTTCGACCAACTCCTAA
- a CDS encoding NUDIX domain-containing protein, with protein MSDLREKTIRTEQIYDGKIIRVQVDDVELPNGNRAKREIVRHSGAVAVIAITSEGRMVFVRQFRKPLDQTILEIPAGRLEAGEDPADCAKREMIEETGYRAEQMKFVTKFYTSPGFADELLYIYEGVSLTKGEAQPDQDEFVELVELTLDEAFERIEAGEIIDAKTILAVYHWQNQQLKQG; from the coding sequence ATGAGTGATTTGCGAGAAAAGACGATTCGCACGGAACAAATTTACGATGGGAAAATTATTCGTGTACAAGTTGATGATGTGGAGTTGCCAAATGGCAACCGAGCAAAACGGGAGATCGTGCGCCATTCGGGAGCGGTGGCGGTCATCGCGATTACATCGGAAGGACGAATGGTGTTTGTGCGACAGTTCCGCAAGCCATTAGATCAGACGATTTTGGAAATCCCGGCGGGTAGACTGGAAGCCGGCGAAGATCCGGCTGATTGCGCGAAACGTGAAATGATTGAAGAAACAGGATACCGAGCCGAGCAGATGAAGTTCGTGACAAAGTTTTACACATCGCCTGGTTTTGCAGATGAGCTCCTGTACATTTATGAAGGGGTTTCATTGACAAAAGGGGAGGCGCAACCGGATCAAGATGAGTTCGTTGAATTAGTCGAGTTGACCTTGGATGAAGCATTCGAACGGATTGAAGCGGGCGAGATCATTGACGCTAAAACGATTCTTGCTGTTTATCATTGGCAAAATCAGCAACTGAAACAGGGCTAA
- a CDS encoding Fur family transcriptional regulator produces MKERLERIKEQLHTSGYKLTPQREATVHVLLENEEDHLSAEDVYLLVKVKSPEIGLATVYRTLELLSELKVIHKINFGDGVARFEFRAENAEHHHHHLICIQCGTVDEIEEDLLEEVEQVVEQDFNFKIVDHRLTFHGTCHRCQS; encoded by the coding sequence GTGAAAGAAAGACTTGAGCGGATCAAGGAACAACTGCACACATCAGGATATAAACTAACACCCCAACGAGAGGCAACCGTACATGTTTTATTAGAAAACGAAGAGGATCATTTAAGCGCGGAAGATGTCTACTTATTGGTGAAAGTGAAATCGCCTGAGATCGGACTAGCTACTGTTTATCGCACGTTAGAATTGTTAAGTGAATTAAAGGTTATTCATAAAATCAACTTTGGTGACGGTGTGGCTCGCTTTGAATTTCGGGCGGAAAATGCGGAACATCACCACCACCATTTAATATGTATTCAATGCGGAACGGTGGATGAGATCGAGGAGGATCTGTTGGAAGAAGTCGAGCAGGTCGTTGAGCAAGATTTTAATTTTAAGATTGTCGATCATCGCCTGACCTTTCACGGCACATGTCACCGATGTCAATCATAA
- the mciZ gene encoding Z-ring formation inhibitor MciZ, producing MYTNNFPIVNLFRANRLFSQITHLHLSSFSVLACTSLTYLLPKQLLVSGRDHMKIYYDRQSIRMVGKAWQIRARLRSWSKRAITIQDLLRQKGHRVNDQ from the coding sequence TTGTACACGAATAATTTTCCCATCGTAAATTTGTTCCGTGCGAATCGTCTTTTCTCGCAAATCACTCATCTTCATCTCTCCTCTTTTTCAGTTCTAGCTTGTACGTCCCTTACATATCTTCTACCAAAACAGTTGCTTGTATCCGGGAGGGATCACATGAAAATTTATTATGATCGTCAATCGATTCGCATGGTTGGGAAAGCGTGGCAAATACGAGCCAGGCTTAGGAGTTGGTCGAAGCGCGCCATAACGATCCAAGATCTGTTGCGGCAAAAGGGGCATCGCGTGAATGATCAATAA
- a CDS encoding endonuclease Q family protein gives MNEYFADFHIHIGRSYLGRAVKITASNQLTFSNIIEEASERKGLDLIGIIDMHSPEVLEEVDLLIREGVVQELTEGGLRYKQTTVIMGCEVEVRFEAFGCSAHFLVYCPTLTEMKAFSAWLATKVTNPHLSTQRLYASMEELQEQVQLRQAVLIPAHIFTPFKSVYGNCSDSIQKLLDLSQVPAVELGLSSDTEMADRLSELTDQSFVTNSDAHSLAKIGREYQKMRMKACNFKEWKMALWRQEGRQIVANYGLQPKLGKYHLTRCAACSELVSETAGERCPDCGHPQLIQGVFNRLQVIADRPAPLHPAHRPPYIHQVPLEFIPKLGPKTMERLLGQFQTEMNVLHEATEQQLADVVGAALAAAIIKNRQGQMRIASGGGGRYGKVLE, from the coding sequence ATGAATGAATACTTTGCAGATTTTCATATTCACATCGGTCGCTCTTATCTTGGGAGAGCGGTTAAAATTACAGCATCGAATCAATTGACTTTTTCTAACATTATCGAAGAAGCTTCCGAGCGCAAAGGGTTGGACCTGATCGGTATCATCGACATGCATTCCCCTGAAGTGTTGGAGGAAGTAGACTTGCTCATCCGCGAAGGCGTGGTGCAAGAGCTTACCGAAGGCGGCCTGCGTTACAAGCAGACGACAGTCATTATGGGATGCGAAGTGGAAGTGCGTTTTGAGGCGTTCGGATGTAGCGCGCATTTTCTCGTGTATTGTCCAACGCTAACGGAGATGAAGGCTTTTTCTGCTTGGTTAGCGACCAAAGTGACTAATCCGCATCTCAGTACGCAACGACTATACGCGTCGATGGAAGAGTTGCAAGAACAAGTTCAATTGCGTCAAGCTGTGCTGATCCCCGCCCATATTTTTACCCCGTTCAAAAGTGTTTACGGTAATTGCAGCGATTCGATACAAAAGCTGTTAGATTTAAGTCAAGTGCCCGCTGTTGAACTTGGCTTGAGCTCGGATACGGAAATGGCGGATCGCCTTTCTGAACTAACGGATCAATCGTTTGTGACGAATTCAGATGCGCACTCGTTAGCAAAAATCGGACGTGAATATCAGAAGATGAGAATGAAGGCGTGTAATTTTAAGGAATGGAAAATGGCTTTATGGCGACAAGAGGGTAGACAGATCGTCGCTAACTACGGTTTGCAGCCCAAACTAGGCAAATACCATTTGACTCGGTGCGCCGCTTGTTCAGAGCTCGTTTCTGAAACAGCGGGCGAACGGTGTCCTGATTGTGGTCACCCGCAGCTCATTCAAGGGGTGTTCAATCGTTTGCAAGTGATCGCCGATCGCCCCGCGCCGTTGCATCCTGCGCACCGTCCCCCTTACATTCATCAAGTGCCGCTTGAATTTATCCCCAAATTGGGACCGAAGACGATGGAACGTTTATTGGGTCAGTTTCAAACGGAAATGAATGTGCTCCATGAGGCGACGGAACAACAGTTAGCGGATGTGGTTGGAGCGGCTCTGGCCGCTGCGATTATCAAAAATAGGCAAGGTCAAATGCGAATTGCGTCTGGCGGCGGCGGTCGCTACGGAAAAGTACTCGAATAG